One Deltaproteobacteria bacterium genomic region harbors:
- a CDS encoding iron-containing alcohol dehydrogenase family protein, which translates to MIDIFVGCKQYIQREGVLAEAGNYLKGIGRRPLVLGDELVLSIVRPTLEDGLAAAGLSPSFVLFEDECSLGEISRVEAIARQQNLDFIVGTGGGKAIDTSRMVADRMKVPLVTIPTSAATCSAASAVAVVYEKGVRQATVNGKGADLVLVDSAILSRAPKRLLAAGMGDALAKWYEGKPGYDQARQHDAATQAAMTLSTQVKETVFSLGLEAKRDVEAQRNSSAVERIVEADILLTAIIGGLGGSKFRIAVAHALLYGLTVLPQIHQNLHGEMVAYGTIVQLCLEKNENELKVLLPFYSQLGLPLTLKEIGLTNAEDPLFWEGLKRTCAPGSSAHNMPFPVDEQKLYQAMIEADERGRSLRI; encoded by the coding sequence ATGATTGATATATTCGTAGGGTGCAAGCAGTACATCCAACGGGAGGGGGTTCTGGCAGAAGCCGGAAATTACCTCAAGGGTATTGGCCGTCGCCCGCTGGTTTTAGGCGATGAATTGGTTTTATCTATTGTGCGACCAACCTTAGAGGATGGATTGGCTGCAGCTGGCCTTTCTCCTTCCTTCGTTCTTTTTGAAGATGAGTGCAGCCTCGGCGAAATTTCCCGAGTAGAGGCCATCGCCCGCCAACAAAATTTAGATTTTATCGTAGGAACGGGAGGGGGCAAAGCCATTGACACTTCTCGCATGGTCGCGGATCGGATGAAAGTTCCTTTGGTAACCATTCCCACCAGCGCGGCTACTTGCTCGGCAGCCTCCGCCGTAGCTGTGGTCTACGAAAAAGGAGTAAGGCAAGCAACGGTGAATGGCAAAGGTGCCGACTTAGTATTGGTTGATTCTGCCATATTGTCCCGGGCTCCCAAACGTCTATTGGCGGCGGGCATGGGGGATGCCCTGGCTAAATGGTATGAAGGAAAGCCGGGTTATGACCAAGCCCGGCAACACGATGCAGCTACCCAAGCCGCTATGACCTTATCCACTCAGGTCAAAGAGACTGTTTTTTCATTGGGGTTGGAAGCCAAAAGGGATGTTGAGGCGCAGAGGAATTCCAGCGCCGTGGAAAGGATCGTGGAAGCCGACATTCTTTTGACTGCCATTATTGGGGGTCTGGGAGGTTCGAAGTTTCGCATTGCCGTGGCCCATGCTCTTCTTTACGGGCTCACGGTTCTCCCTCAGATCCATCAAAATCTCCACGGAGAAATGGTGGCCTATGGCACCATCGTGCAGCTTTGCCTGGAAAAGAATGAAAATGAATTAAAAGTTCTTCTCCCCTTCTATTCTCAGCTGGGACTCCCCTTAACTCTGAAGGAAATCGGGCTTACCAACGCCGAGGATCCCCTCTTCTGGGAAGGGCTAAAGCGCACCTGTGCTCCAGGGAGCTCTGCACACAATATGCCTTTTCCCGTGGACGAACAAAAGCTTTACCAGGCTATGATCGAGGCTGACGAGCGTGGCAGATCATTGAGAATCTAA
- a CDS encoding lactate racemase domain-containing protein: MNYPQVYRLRQKFDRTVVQDIPGTVQAELKKLSLEGRVKPGQRIALTAGSRGVANIAVILKAAVAYLKSLGARPFIFPAMGSHGGATAEGQADLLAHYNVTEAFTGAPVLSSMEVVEISKTEDGVPVFIDRNASQADWIIVTNRIKPHTKFKAPIESGLMKMMAIGMGKQKGAEYYHKAAIQYTFPKIIVDAGREVLKKAPVLCGLGMVENGYDETAKIVALKPEELETKERELLETAKQMMPRLPFNEIDLLIVDEMGKDISGTGIDPNVTGRNRDLIGVFPHPTNIKRLFVRDLTSNSNGNATGIGLADLTTKRLVDKINYQATYMNCITGISLEKAAVPMHFENDQQAIKVALGSIGLTPPEKSKIVRIKNTLQVDEIEVSEVYGEELRNRSDLEVLEGPQPMSFDKQGNLLPLLVHGGARKGDL; encoded by the coding sequence ATGAATTATCCGCAAGTATATCGCCTTCGTCAGAAGTTCGACCGCACGGTGGTCCAGGATATTCCAGGAACAGTGCAGGCTGAATTGAAAAAACTCTCCCTGGAAGGCCGCGTCAAACCCGGTCAACGTATTGCCCTCACTGCCGGGAGCCGGGGCGTGGCCAACATTGCGGTGATTTTAAAAGCAGCCGTGGCCTACCTAAAGTCCCTGGGGGCAAGACCTTTTATCTTTCCCGCCATGGGCAGTCACGGAGGGGCGACGGCCGAAGGGCAAGCAGACCTTCTCGCCCACTATAACGTGACGGAGGCTTTCACCGGAGCCCCCGTTCTTTCCTCCATGGAAGTAGTGGAGATCAGCAAGACCGAAGACGGTGTTCCGGTCTTCATTGACCGGAATGCTTCGCAAGCGGATTGGATCATTGTGACGAACCGCATCAAACCCCATACCAAATTCAAAGCCCCGATCGAGAGCGGGTTGATGAAGATGATGGCCATCGGCATGGGCAAGCAAAAAGGGGCGGAGTATTACCACAAGGCGGCCATCCAATATACCTTTCCCAAAATCATCGTCGATGCGGGAAGGGAGGTTTTGAAGAAAGCTCCCGTTTTGTGCGGACTGGGGATGGTGGAAAACGGATATGACGAAACAGCGAAAATCGTGGCTCTGAAACCTGAAGAGCTGGAAACGAAAGAACGGGAACTGCTTGAGACGGCCAAGCAGATGATGCCCCGGCTTCCTTTCAATGAAATCGATCTTTTAATCGTGGATGAGATGGGCAAAGATATCAGCGGCACGGGGATTGACCCAAATGTCACCGGGAGAAACCGCGATCTAATAGGAGTCTTTCCCCATCCGACGAACATCAAAAGACTTTTTGTCCGCGACCTGACCTCCAATTCCAACGGAAACGCCACGGGAATTGGATTGGCCGACTTAACGACCAAGCGGCTGGTAGACAAGATCAACTATCAGGCAACCTACATGAACTGCATTACGGGCATCAGCTTGGAAAAAGCTGCCGTTCCTATGCATTTTGAAAACGACCAGCAAGCCATCAAGGTGGCCTTGGGGTCCATTGGCTTGACGCCTCCGGAAAAGAGCAAGATCGTGCGCATTAAAAACACTCTGCAAGTGGACGAAATAGAAGTTTCCGAAGTTTACGGAGAAGAATTGAGAAACAGATCGGACCTGGAAGTACTGGAAGGCCCCCAACCCATGTCCTTTGATAAGCAGGGAAATTTACTTCCGCTTCTCGTTCATGGCGGCGCCCGCAAAGGGGATCTTTAA
- a CDS encoding TAXI family TRAP transporter solute-binding subunit: MKIKKLFFLSCLVFLLFGLNGTNAPAAEWPKTVSIGTASVGGTFYYVGGGFVKIFEKMGIKATVEVTGGSVHNPKLIQSKQILFATIAQGSAYEAWTGTGWAKQKHDNLRSVMAIFPSYGHGYALRKKNITNFRDFNGKVVSGGPPGGTSDMYLRNIAVLLGMKYSRVVTVPFSDTVNLMQDGMIDAGWNSGGIPHGATNEVTSTLDGVVVGFLPEDLKKIEAKYPFLSPTEIAANTYKNQTAPVPATADWSAIFAHKDVPDDLIYKFCELSFANYDQLVATHKSLQDATAANQKFLSLPLHPGAYKYFKDKGIPVPDKALPPK, encoded by the coding sequence ATGAAAATAAAAAAATTGTTTTTTCTGAGTTGCCTTGTCTTCTTGCTCTTTGGACTGAATGGAACGAATGCCCCGGCGGCGGAGTGGCCCAAGACCGTTTCCATCGGCACCGCTTCCGTCGGGGGAACTTTTTACTACGTTGGCGGGGGCTTTGTCAAAATCTTCGAGAAGATGGGGATCAAGGCTACCGTCGAAGTCACCGGGGGGTCGGTGCACAACCCCAAGCTCATCCAGTCGAAGCAGATCCTCTTTGCCACCATCGCCCAGGGCTCGGCTTATGAAGCCTGGACCGGGACCGGATGGGCCAAACAGAAACATGACAACCTCCGCTCGGTCATGGCCATCTTCCCCTCGTATGGGCATGGATATGCGCTAAGGAAGAAAAACATCACCAACTTCCGCGATTTCAACGGAAAAGTCGTCAGCGGGGGGCCCCCGGGTGGAACTTCGGACATGTACCTGCGCAACATCGCAGTCCTGCTGGGGATGAAATATTCCCGCGTGGTCACCGTCCCCTTTTCCGACACGGTAAACCTTATGCAAGACGGCATGATCGATGCGGGCTGGAACAGCGGCGGCATTCCCCACGGGGCGACCAATGAAGTCACCTCCACCCTGGATGGAGTGGTCGTAGGATTTCTTCCGGAAGATCTGAAGAAAATTGAAGCCAAGTATCCTTTCCTTTCTCCCACGGAGATTGCCGCTAATACCTATAAGAACCAGACCGCCCCGGTTCCGGCGACCGCCGACTGGTCGGCCATCTTTGCCCACAAAGATGTACCCGACGACCTGATCTACAAGTTCTGTGAGCTCTCCTTCGCCAACTATGACCAGCTGGTGGCGACCCACAAATCCCTTCAGGATGCTACCGCGGCGAATCAGAAATTCCTTAGTCTTCCCCTCCATCCGGGCGCCTACAAATACTTCAAGGACAAAGGAATTCCCGTCCCGGATAAGGCCCTTCCGCCGAAATGA
- a CDS encoding DUF6282 family protein, with amino-acid sequence MIKFTGGCGKIVWLPTHDAANHKSFFAKKPDAGGIRVIDASGNVIPQLREVLKLVAKADIIFATGHVWAQEVFASVKAAKREGVRKILVTHAMQSPGELSISDLKRCVEAGAFIEHCYLTYLMGPQAALGWMKGWKHVPIEEFAKAIKEVGAENCIIATDLGQYMNPTPADGMKEFILALMSKGINQEQINWLAKKNPARLLGLEAF; translated from the coding sequence ATGATCAAGTTTACGGGTGGCTGTGGAAAGATCGTCTGGTTGCCAACCCATGATGCGGCCAATCACAAATCCTTCTTTGCCAAGAAACCTGATGCTGGAGGAATCAGAGTCATCGATGCTTCTGGAAATGTGATTCCTCAGCTTCGCGAAGTTTTGAAGTTAGTAGCCAAGGCAGACATTATTTTCGCTACGGGCCATGTCTGGGCTCAAGAAGTATTTGCTTCCGTTAAGGCTGCTAAACGGGAAGGGGTCCGAAAAATCTTGGTAACCCATGCCATGCAGTCCCCGGGTGAATTGTCCATCAGCGATTTAAAGCGCTGTGTAGAAGCGGGGGCTTTCATTGAACATTGTTATCTGACCTACCTGATGGGGCCTCAGGCAGCATTGGGCTGGATGAAGGGCTGGAAGCATGTCCCCATCGAAGAATTCGCTAAAGCCATCAAAGAAGTAGGGGCGGAAAATTGCATAATTGCTACGGACCTCGGACAGTATATGAATCCCACTCCCGCCGATGGAATGAAGGAGTTTATCCTGGCTCTGATGAGCAAGGGCATTAACCAAGAGCAGATCAACTGGTTGGCCAAGAAGAATCCGGCCCGCCTTTTAGGGCTGGAAGCTTTCTGA
- a CDS encoding 4Fe-4S dicluster domain-containing protein yields MMGKIDIDRERCKGCQLCLITCPKKMIRLAEDFNEKGYHFVLFENSGECTSCTMCGKICPDMAIEVFK; encoded by the coding sequence ATGATGGGAAAGATCGACATCGATAGAGAACGGTGTAAAGGTTGTCAGCTTTGCCTGATTACCTGTCCCAAAAAAATGATTCGCCTTGCAGAAGATTTTAACGAAAAAGGATATCATTTCGTCCTTTTTGAAAATTCCGGGGAGTGTACCAGCTGCACCATGTGTGGAAAAATCTGCCCGGACATGGCCATTGAAGTCTTTAAATAA